From the genome of Drosophila gunungcola strain Sukarami unplaced genomic scaffold, Dgunungcola_SK_2 000060F, whole genome shotgun sequence, one region includes:
- the LOC128264175 gene encoding gamma-tubulin complex component 2 homolog isoform X1 — protein MSKTDPVRQVLANLILETEAPYTPDGILREFLAIHDKRLSVNELLKLLITISVKRPNFEEVTAEIRLILKRKDPMYALLVFAERYSEDGLSLRSSPQSNDMTSVTNSPLRGKALPDVHASMASVASVSTACTSRGNLADTESQGIPTSTPVNSRRSGDPETSSSGGVFARRRTLQPQRHQGSSKEERDDLSLIKERVLNAVSSPSMSTYRSLTSEAASGKTASTLNTAAIPVVTPTGVPDEYRTNLLWDYYKVDANQLPKPELAAMPLVSQQQVILDELLHCLTGVRENFVVPIAPDPNRVGLARYETVFTVHAHLDRSLAELVQEVLPLASHFMGIQKIVTATDGQGQVIDSLNEALQELTYDFYLLMVQAEQELRHQQLTIQKLLYYMQPTLWVMEEIWTTLVDIQLNGHRGAAVLTLLHERIKRLEGDRSAQKLIIGLMRKAAEPYMQMLKLWIQKGVIVDRNQEFLVEDNEVIHRDELPEHYSDDYWEKRYTVRRDQIPAFLEKYSDKILRTGKYLNVIRQCGKRVMPTQQMHLEFDPTSERHVTVINDAYYFAARMLLDVLLTENDLMGHLQSVKRYLLLNQGDFSMQFMDACEDELSKNVDQVLPMTLENLLGLTLRLSSARNDPYKDDLHCELLPYDLVTQMSKIMNQKEEYWQAQQRLDLSGLECFAFNYEVKWPVSLVLNHIAISKYQMLFRQLFYCKHVERQLCKIWKENAIAKKFSPQAAELYRSAFTLRQRMMNAIQNLEYYMMIEIIEPNWHIFIEKMKNVENVDNVLRLHQDFLDSCLKNCMLTESSHLNRGIFKLCKICLKFCEFIQRSQRFFLDAELKSMVCDSTYDSADSSDSEPESSHRPQLESSLDPADTFSERVRRFDLEFTGLLISFLKQITHMARKNTADRFMNLVHRINFNAFYSDQMDKLCVKDAMG, from the exons ATGAGTAAAACCGATCCGGTGCGCCAAGTGCTCGCCAATTTGATTCTCGAGACGGA GGCGCCCTATACCCCGGACGGCATCCTTCGAGAGTTCCTGGCCATCCACGATAAGCGCCTGTCCGTCAACGAGCTGCTCAAGCTGCTGATAACCATCAGCGTGAAGAGGCCCAACTTCGAGGAGGTGACCGCCGAGATAAGGCTGATTCTGAAGAG GAAGGACCCTATGTACGCACTGCTCGTCTTCGCCGAACGATACAGTGAAGACGGTCTAAGCCTCCGTTCCAGTCCGCAGAGCAACGATATGACGTCAGTGACTAATTCGCCACTTCGGGGCAAGGCCTTGCCGGATGTGCATGCCTCCATGGCCTCCGTGGCCTCCGTTTCCACTGCCTGCACCTCCCGAGGAAATCTGGCCGATACAGAGTCTCAGGGCATTCCCACTTCGACTCCGGTGAACAGCAGAAGGTCCGGCGACCCCGAGACCAGCTCCAGCGGCGGAGTCTTCGCCAGGCGGCGCACCTTGCAGCCGCAACGGCACCAGGGGTCAAGCAAGGAGGAGCGCGACGATTTGAGTTTG ATCAAGGAGCGAGTGCTGAATGCCGTGTCCAGCCCATCGATGAGCACCTACCGCTCGCTAACCAGTGAAGCAGCCAGCGGCAAAACGGCCAGCACTCTCAACACAGCGGCGATTCCTGTAGTAACGCCAACAGGCGTCCCCGACGAGTACCGCACTAATTTGTTGTGGGACTACTACAAGGTGGACGCGAACCAGCTCCCCAAGCCAGAGCTCGCAGCCATGCCGTTAGTCAGCCAACAGCAGGTGATTCTCGATGAGCTGCTGCACTGCCTCACGGGCGTGCGCGAGAACTTTGTGGTGCCCATTGCGCCCGATCCGAATCGCGTGGGCCTGGCCAGGTACGAGACGGTTTTCACCGTACACGCGCATCTGGACCGCTCGCTGGCGGAGCTGGTGCAGGAAGTCTTGCCACTGGCCTCGCACTTCATGGGCATCCAGAAGATCGTCACAGCCACCGACGGCCAGGGTCAGGTCATCGATTCGCTGAATGAGGCGCTGCAGGAGCTTACCTACGACTTCTAC TTGTTGATGGTCCAGGCCGAACAGGAGCTGCGCCATCAGCAGCTAACCATACAGAAGCTGCTCTACTACATGCAGCCGACGCTCTGGGTAATGGAGGAGATCTGGACGACGTTGGTGGACATTCAGCTAAACGGGCACCGGGGTGCCGCAGTGCTGACACTCCTGCACGAGCGGATCAAGCGGCTGGAAGGCGACCGGTCAGCCCAGAAACTGATCATTGGGTTGATGCGCAAGGCGGCCGAGCCGTATATGCAAATGCTAAAGCTCTGGATCCAGAAGGGCGTAATCGTGGACCGCAACCAGGAGTTCCTCGTGGAGGACAACGAGGTGATCCACCGCGATGAGCTGCCCGAACACTATTCGGATGACTACTGGGAGAAGCGCTACACCGTTCGACGCGACCAGATACCAGCGTTCCTGGAAAAGTACTCGGACAAGATCCTTCGCACCGGCAAGTACCTCAATGTGATCCGGCAGTGCGGCAAGCGGGTGATGCCCACACAGCAGATGCACCTTGAGTTCGACCCGACCAGCGAGCGCCACGTAACCGTGATCAATGACGCCTACTATTTCGCCGCGCGAATGCTGCTCGACGTGCTGCTGACGGAGAACGACCTGATGGGCCACCTGCAGTCGGTGAAGCGCTACCTTCTGCTCAACCAGGGCGACTTTTCCATGCAGTTCATGGACGCCTGCGAGGACGAGCTGTCCAAGAACGTCGATCAGGTGCTGCCCATGACGCTGGAGAACCTGCTGGGGCTCACCCTACGCCTCTCTTCCGCCCGCAACGATCCCTACAAGGACGATCTGCACTGCGAGCTGCTGCCCTACGACCTGGTCACGCAGATGTCCAAGATCATGAACCAGAAGGAGGAGTACTGGCAGGCACAGCAACGTCTCGACCTCAGCGGCCTGGAGTGCTTCGCCTTCAACTACGAGGTTAAGTGGCCCGTCTCGCTGGTGCTCAACCACATCGCCATCTCCAAGTACCAGATGCTCTTTCGCCAGCTCTTCTACTGCAAGCACGTGGAGCGTCAGCTTTGCAA GATTTGGAAGGAAAACGCTATTGCCAAAAAGTTCTCGCCGCAAGCGGCTGAACTTTATCGGTCGGCTTTCACGCTGCGCCAGCGCATGATGAACGCCATCCAGAACCTGGAGTACTACATGATGATCGAGATTATCGAGCCCAACTGGCACATCTTCATCGAGAAGATGAAGAACGTGGAGAATGTGGACAACGTGCTGCGCTTGCACCAGGACTTCCTCGACTCGTGCCTCAAGAACTGCATGCTGACGGAGTCCTCGCACCTTAACCGCGGCATTTTCAAGCTCTGCAAGATCTGTCTCAAGTTCTGCGAGTTTATCCAG CGCTCGCAGCGTTTCTTCCTGGACGCCGAGCTCAAGTCGATGGTATGTGATAGCACCTACGACAGCGCGGACAGCTCCGATTCCGAACCGGAGAGCTCGCACCGGCCCCAG TTGGAAAGCTCTTTGGATCCGGCGGATACGTTTTCCGAGCGGGTGAGGCGTTTTGATCTGGAGTTCACCGGCCTGCTTATATCGTTCCTTAAGCAAATCACACATATGGCAAGAAAGAACACCGCCGATCGATTCATGAATCTCGTGCACCGCATTAACTTCAATGCTTTCTACTCCGATCAAATGGATAAGCTTTGTGTGAAGGATGCCATGGGCTAA
- the LOC128264176 gene encoding vacuolar protein sorting-associated protein 33A, with translation MFPHLKGHGQRVNLQLLQEAACRELVQLLERIEGSKVIVLDEDMIGPLDLVTRPKLFADRGIRLLALKPELHLPREVANVVYVVRPRVALMEQLAAHVKAGGRSATGRQYHILFAPRRSCLCISQLEVSGVLGSFGRIEELAWNYLPLDADVVSMELPNAFRDVSVDGDTSSLYQAAVGLVQLQRLYGRIPKIYGKGEFAHRVWEHAKQLGRDERTLYNGDKGVVDQLILLDRGIDLLSPLATQLTYEGLVDEFYGIRQNKLKLSAENFPSDGSIGGVGAGGGGNGSGSGPRVEESQSLLGDSEKKTILLHSGEQLYAELRNKHFNEVTKLLARKAREIHNQMHATSQDKSVQEIKSFVENLLPQLMVQKKATSEHTAIAGLLHEQVNAVSFADDLAAEQEFMVCADLDKPSAYIEDLIASKVELRRVLRLICLQCTAASGFKEKLLNHYKRELVHVYGLEVLLTISNLEKSGLLHLQTESRAYSVLRKTLHLTVDDTVEVEPKDISYVHSFYAPLTARLVEHSLKPLGWQSLKSQITNLPGPTFEDFQAQLVGIGGRHAGPTVTEGSLLNVPRVVLVCFVGGCTFAEIAALRFLAAQEDNNVEFLIATTKVVNKHSFLDSLMSS, from the exons ATGTTCCCCCACTTAAAGGGTCACGGACAGCGGGTCAacctgcagctgctgcaggagGCCGCCTGCCGCGAACTGGTGCAGCTGTTGGAGCGCATCGAGGGCTCCAAGGTCATCGTGCTGGACGAGGATATGATCGGTCCGCTGGACCTGGTCACTCGGCCGAAACTCTTCGCCGACCGGGGCATTCGACTGCTGGCCCTCAAGCCGGAGCTCCACCTACCGCGGGAGGTGGCCAACGTGGTGTATGTGGTGCGCCCTCGAGTGGCGCTCATGGAGCAGCTGGCCGCACACGTGAAGGCCGGCGGACGCTCGGCGACCGGACGCCAGTACCACATCCTGTTCGCGCCCCGTCGCTCCTGCCTGTGCATCAGCCAACTAGAGGTAAGCGGCGTGCTGGGCAGCTTCGGGCGCATCGAGGAGCTGGCCTGGAACTACCTGCCGCTCGATGCCGACGTGGTGTCCATGGAGCTGCCCAACGCATTCCGCGACGTCAGCGTGGACGGCGACACCAGCTCGCTGTACCAGGCAGCTGTGGGTCTGGTGCAGCTGCAGCGGCTCTACGGACGCATCCCCAAGATCTACGGCAAGGGCGAGTTCGCGCACAGGGTCTGGGAGCACGCCAAGCAGCTGGGCCGGGACGAACGGACGCTGTACAACGGCGACAAGGGCGTCGTCGACCAGTTGATCCTGCTCGACAGGGGCATCGACCTGCTCAGCCCGCTGGCCACACAGCTCACATACGAGGGGCTCGTCGATGAGTTCTACGGCATCCGGCAGAACAAGCTGAAGCTGTCTGCGGAGAACTTTCCCTCCGACGGCTCCATTGGCGGAGTcggagctggaggaggaggcaatggcagtggcagtggcccGAGGGTCGAGGAATCGCAATCCCTGCTGGGCGACTCTGAGAAGAAGACCATCCTACTTCACTCCGGGGAACAGTTGTATGCGGAGCTGCGAAACAAGCACTTCAACGAGGTCACCAAGCTGCTCGCCCGCAAGGCACGCGAAATCCACAACCAGATGCACGCCACCTCGCAGGACAAGAGTGTGCAGGAGATCAAGAGCTTCGTGGAGAACCTGCTGCCGCAGTTGATGGTCCAGAAGAAGGCCACCTCGGAGCATACAGCTATCGCCGGACTGCTGCACGAGCAGGTGAACGCGGTGAGCTTCGCCGACGACTTGGCCGCCGAGCAGGAGTTCATGGTCTGCGCGGACCTTGACAAGCCGAGCGCCTACATTGAGGACCTGATCGCCAGCAAGGTGGAGCTGCGACGTGTGCTGCGGCTCATCTGCCTCCAGTGCACCGCCGCCTCCGGGTTCAAGGAGAAGCTGCTCAACCACTACAAGCGCGAGTTGGTCCATGTCTATGGCCTCGAAGTGCTGCTCACCATCAGCAACTTGGAAAAGTCCGGCCTCCTCCATCTGCAGACGGAGTCACGGGCCTACAGCGTGCTGCGAAAG ACCCTTCATCTCACCGTGGACGACACTGTGGAGGTGGAGCCAAAGGACATCAGCTACGTGCACAGTTTCTACGCTCCGCTGACCGCTCGCCTCGTGGAGCACTCGCTCAAGCCGTTGGGCTGGCAGTCGCTTAAGAGCCAGATCACCAACCTGCCCGGTCCGACGTTCGAGGACTTCCAGGCGCAGCTGGTGGGGATCGGCGGACGCCACGCGGGCCCCACGGTCACGGAGGGATCGCTGCTAAACGTGCCACGTGTGGTGCTGGTCTGCTTCGTGGGCGGATGCACCTTCGCCGAGATCGCCGCACTGCGCTTTCTGGCCGCCCAGGAGGACAACAACGTGGAGTTCCTCATTGCCACCACGAAGGTCGTAAACAAGCACTCCTTCCTGGACAGCCTAATGAGCTCGTGA
- the LOC128264175 gene encoding gamma-tubulin complex component 2 homolog isoform X2 produces MSKTDPVRQVLANLILETEAPYTPDGILREFLAIHDKRLSVNELLKLLITISVKRPNFEEVTAEIRLILKRKDPMYALLVFAERYSEDGLSLRSSPQSNDMTSVTNSPLRGKALPDVHASMASVASVSTACTSRGNLADTESQGIPTSTPVNSRRSGDPETSSSGGVFARRRTLQPQRHQGSSKEERDDLSLIKERVLNAVSSPSMSTYRSLTSEAASGKTASTLNTAAIPVVTPTGVPDEYRTNLLWDYYKVDANQLPKPELAAMPLVSQQQVILDELLHCLTGVRENFVVPIAPDPNRVGLARYETVFTVHAHLDRSLAELVQEVLPLASHFMGIQKIVTATDGQGQVIDSLNEALQELTYDFYLLMVQAEQELRHQQLTIQKLLYYMQPTLWVMEEIWTTLVDIQLNGHRGAAVLTLLHERIKRLEGDRSAQKLIIGLMRKAAEPYMQMLKLWIQKGVIVDRNQEFLVEDNEVIHRDELPEHYSDDYWEKRYTVRRDQIPAFLEKYSDKILRTGKYLNVIRQCGKRVMPTQQMHLEFDPTSERHVTVINDAYYFAARMLLDVLLTENDLMGHLQSVKRYLLLNQGDFSMQFMDACEDELSKNVDQVLPMTLENLLGLTLRLSSARNDPYKDDLHCELLPYDLVTQMSKIMNQKEEYWQAQQRLDLSGLECFAFNYEVKWPVSLVLNHIAISKYQMLFRQLFYCKHVERQLCKIWKENAIAKKFSPQAAELYRSAFTLRQRMMNAIQNLEYYMMIEIIEPNWHIFIEKMKNVENVDNVLRLHQDFLDSCLKNCMLTESSHLNRGIFKLCKICLKFCEFIQLESSLDPADTFSERVRRFDLEFTGLLISFLKQITHMARKNTADRFMNLVHRINFNAFYSDQMDKLCVKDAMG; encoded by the exons ATGAGTAAAACCGATCCGGTGCGCCAAGTGCTCGCCAATTTGATTCTCGAGACGGA GGCGCCCTATACCCCGGACGGCATCCTTCGAGAGTTCCTGGCCATCCACGATAAGCGCCTGTCCGTCAACGAGCTGCTCAAGCTGCTGATAACCATCAGCGTGAAGAGGCCCAACTTCGAGGAGGTGACCGCCGAGATAAGGCTGATTCTGAAGAG GAAGGACCCTATGTACGCACTGCTCGTCTTCGCCGAACGATACAGTGAAGACGGTCTAAGCCTCCGTTCCAGTCCGCAGAGCAACGATATGACGTCAGTGACTAATTCGCCACTTCGGGGCAAGGCCTTGCCGGATGTGCATGCCTCCATGGCCTCCGTGGCCTCCGTTTCCACTGCCTGCACCTCCCGAGGAAATCTGGCCGATACAGAGTCTCAGGGCATTCCCACTTCGACTCCGGTGAACAGCAGAAGGTCCGGCGACCCCGAGACCAGCTCCAGCGGCGGAGTCTTCGCCAGGCGGCGCACCTTGCAGCCGCAACGGCACCAGGGGTCAAGCAAGGAGGAGCGCGACGATTTGAGTTTG ATCAAGGAGCGAGTGCTGAATGCCGTGTCCAGCCCATCGATGAGCACCTACCGCTCGCTAACCAGTGAAGCAGCCAGCGGCAAAACGGCCAGCACTCTCAACACAGCGGCGATTCCTGTAGTAACGCCAACAGGCGTCCCCGACGAGTACCGCACTAATTTGTTGTGGGACTACTACAAGGTGGACGCGAACCAGCTCCCCAAGCCAGAGCTCGCAGCCATGCCGTTAGTCAGCCAACAGCAGGTGATTCTCGATGAGCTGCTGCACTGCCTCACGGGCGTGCGCGAGAACTTTGTGGTGCCCATTGCGCCCGATCCGAATCGCGTGGGCCTGGCCAGGTACGAGACGGTTTTCACCGTACACGCGCATCTGGACCGCTCGCTGGCGGAGCTGGTGCAGGAAGTCTTGCCACTGGCCTCGCACTTCATGGGCATCCAGAAGATCGTCACAGCCACCGACGGCCAGGGTCAGGTCATCGATTCGCTGAATGAGGCGCTGCAGGAGCTTACCTACGACTTCTAC TTGTTGATGGTCCAGGCCGAACAGGAGCTGCGCCATCAGCAGCTAACCATACAGAAGCTGCTCTACTACATGCAGCCGACGCTCTGGGTAATGGAGGAGATCTGGACGACGTTGGTGGACATTCAGCTAAACGGGCACCGGGGTGCCGCAGTGCTGACACTCCTGCACGAGCGGATCAAGCGGCTGGAAGGCGACCGGTCAGCCCAGAAACTGATCATTGGGTTGATGCGCAAGGCGGCCGAGCCGTATATGCAAATGCTAAAGCTCTGGATCCAGAAGGGCGTAATCGTGGACCGCAACCAGGAGTTCCTCGTGGAGGACAACGAGGTGATCCACCGCGATGAGCTGCCCGAACACTATTCGGATGACTACTGGGAGAAGCGCTACACCGTTCGACGCGACCAGATACCAGCGTTCCTGGAAAAGTACTCGGACAAGATCCTTCGCACCGGCAAGTACCTCAATGTGATCCGGCAGTGCGGCAAGCGGGTGATGCCCACACAGCAGATGCACCTTGAGTTCGACCCGACCAGCGAGCGCCACGTAACCGTGATCAATGACGCCTACTATTTCGCCGCGCGAATGCTGCTCGACGTGCTGCTGACGGAGAACGACCTGATGGGCCACCTGCAGTCGGTGAAGCGCTACCTTCTGCTCAACCAGGGCGACTTTTCCATGCAGTTCATGGACGCCTGCGAGGACGAGCTGTCCAAGAACGTCGATCAGGTGCTGCCCATGACGCTGGAGAACCTGCTGGGGCTCACCCTACGCCTCTCTTCCGCCCGCAACGATCCCTACAAGGACGATCTGCACTGCGAGCTGCTGCCCTACGACCTGGTCACGCAGATGTCCAAGATCATGAACCAGAAGGAGGAGTACTGGCAGGCACAGCAACGTCTCGACCTCAGCGGCCTGGAGTGCTTCGCCTTCAACTACGAGGTTAAGTGGCCCGTCTCGCTGGTGCTCAACCACATCGCCATCTCCAAGTACCAGATGCTCTTTCGCCAGCTCTTCTACTGCAAGCACGTGGAGCGTCAGCTTTGCAA GATTTGGAAGGAAAACGCTATTGCCAAAAAGTTCTCGCCGCAAGCGGCTGAACTTTATCGGTCGGCTTTCACGCTGCGCCAGCGCATGATGAACGCCATCCAGAACCTGGAGTACTACATGATGATCGAGATTATCGAGCCCAACTGGCACATCTTCATCGAGAAGATGAAGAACGTGGAGAATGTGGACAACGTGCTGCGCTTGCACCAGGACTTCCTCGACTCGTGCCTCAAGAACTGCATGCTGACGGAGTCCTCGCACCTTAACCGCGGCATTTTCAAGCTCTGCAAGATCTGTCTCAAGTTCTGCGAGTTTATCCAG TTGGAAAGCTCTTTGGATCCGGCGGATACGTTTTCCGAGCGGGTGAGGCGTTTTGATCTGGAGTTCACCGGCCTGCTTATATCGTTCCTTAAGCAAATCACACATATGGCAAGAAAGAACACCGCCGATCGATTCATGAATCTCGTGCACCGCATTAACTTCAATGCTTTCTACTCCGATCAAATGGATAAGCTTTGTGTGAAGGATGCCATGGGCTAA